TAGACGTCGAGTACGCCACCGCGCACTGCGAAGGTGCCGGGCTCGTCAGCCGCATCCCGGCGCTCGTAGGCCATACGGGCGAGCCGTACCGCCGTCTCCTCAAGATCAATCTCCGCACCAGGCTCGAGCACGAGCGGCTCGAAGACGTGCGAACCCTGCGGCGGAAGCGCCCGCACAAGCGCGCGCGTCGACGCAACGACCACCACGTCGCGTCCGGTGCTCAACGCGTGCAGAGCGCGGGCTCGTGCGCCCACAACACCCGGGTCCGGCGCCTCGTCCGACCACGGGGCGTCCGCGCGCTCGGGAAAGCGCAACACCGTCCCGGGACCCAGATACACCGCGGCTTGGCGCGCGTATCGCTCGGCGGCCTCCTCCCCCGCGACCACCACGAGCGTGGGGCGGGGAGCGGCCGAGAAGAGAGCCGCTGTGAGCAACGGACGAACGAGGCCCGGAGCGGCGACGGTCACGTCCTTGCCCAATGCGAGCGCGTCGCGAACCGTCGTGTAGGCTTGCCCGCTCTCGAGTGCGGTTCTGATGGGGTCGAGCAGGGACATCGGGACTCCTCGGCACCTTCTGGACACGGCAAGAACCCGCTCTCGGCGTACCGGGGCGGGGTGTCTGAGAGTATAGGCGGATATCTCGGCGGTCAAGGTGCTGGCGTTTGCGGTCACCGGACAAGTCGTGTCCTCGCCCAGATCACGAGCTTGAACCGGGTGAAAGGCAGAGTATCCCCCAGGACTGCCAGCTCCACGGGTCGCCAGCCGTGCCGTCGTGCCGCAGGTGCCGAGACTCAGTCGAGCTGTAGCCTGCTTGCGTACTCATAGGGAATGGTCTCGCGGTCGCTCGTCTCAGACCACGCAGGTTCCCGATGCGAAAACGCAGTGATGTCAGAAGCGGTCCAGTGAGCGAACTTCGAAGCGACGTCCTTCAGGGTCTGAAGCTCTTGCGCATCGAAGACTCCCGTGTCGGCTGGTCTGAGCGCTCTGAACACCGTGCCGGTGCAATCGCCGGCATCGAGACACTCCTCGCTGAGCGCGGCCTGATCGACGAGCGACGCCTGAAGGGTGTAGAAATCCGCAGGTACCGGTCCAAACTGCATGTGCACATAACGGCTGCCGGAGATTGCACGTCCGTGGCGCCTGTGGTGGAGGAAATCCGCGTAGAACAACAGCTTATTCAGCTTGGTTCGCCACGTTTGGGCTTGGCCAGCGAAGTACACCATCATCTCGCCCAGCTTCTTGACGTCTTTGCCAGCAGCGTAAGCTGCGGAATCCTCCTGGACGAGCAATGCCTCGTGCTCATCTGAAAGCGAGATGAGGCACTCCTCCACGGTACGTCGCTGTTCCTGCGTGACCCGCTCTCCGCTGCGTTCGAGTAGCTGGCGCATGTTGGCGGGCTGCTGCGCCAATCGAAGCATCTGGTCATGGGCAGCCGACTGGATGGACCCCGTCTCGTAGCGAGCAAGCGTCACCTCGCCCCATCCGAGGAGGCGAGAGAAGGCCTTCTGGCCGAGACCGTACATAGACCGGATCGCACGGATCTCCTGTGGTTGGAGCAGTCCGTGACGCGAACGGTAAATCGCGTAGGCGTCGGTGAGGGTCTGGTCGTCGAGGGCGACATCGAGCATGTCGGTGCCGCACACTTCGCAGACAGCAACCTGCGCCTCGACGGTGATCTCTTCACCCTTGACTGGATACGTCTCGGTGCGCTTCTCAATACGCGATTCGGTCTCGCGCATGCATTCTCCGCAGAACGGCATGAGTGTGTCTCCCTGCTTTCTGTTATGTCTCTTCTGCTGTCGTTCGCTACTTCGTGAAGGGGAAGGTGAAGGGCCTCTCCTGACGATGGAAGGAGATAACGCAGCCGACTGGTTCTTCGTCAGCTATTCCGATGGTGACCTTGACGTAGATGCCGTGCTCTTCGATGTAGATTCCGAAGTCGCACGTTAACTCATCGGAGAACTGCGGGTGTACATTCTCCCATGGGAGGTTCAGTGCTTGAGTCGGCTCTAAAGCCGCAACCCGATCGAGCATATCTGTGACCGAGAGACCTAACTCAGCAAGCGTATCCATACTGACCTTGCGGCCGTCTCGGCGGTAGCCTAGGCGTCCTAGAGATCGGGCCTCACGAACAAGACCGAGGAAGCATATGAGTTGGTGTGGAGCCATACCGGCACGTCCTTCCAAACAACCTCACCATACCGGCCTCCTCTCGGTCTCGGTGCCGGAGCACCGAAGCGGTGGTATCAAATGATACCGCCATCTTCGCAAAGGCGCAACCCCCCCCCCTCTCCCGCCATCCTCACCTGGTATCCTGCTCTCACACAACTGCGCGAGCAGCTCGAAGAGGCGCGCGGGCTGAAGTTCGGAATCCCTCGGCCTGCCTGCGGAACAGGCGATCGGGCTCCTCGGCGAGACGTGTCACGACGTGTACCTGAACGACGTCGCGTGCTGGCGGTGCGTGCCTGCAAACGTGTGGCGCTACACGATCGGCGGGTACCTGGTGATTAAGAAGTGGTTGTCGTATCGGGGGCGCTACTCGGGCGAGATCTGCGGCCGGAAGAGGCGCGCTACGTCGGGGAGATGTCGCGTCGGATTACCGCAATCGTGCTTATGGGCCCTGAACTCGACGCGAACTATAAGCGCGTGAAGGCGGATGTGTGGGAGTGGTAGTCTTGCCGGAGACGGAGTGCGGTGGCCGCTGACCCCCGATATGGCGGTCATGCAGATTGCTCATTCAGGGGTTAGACAAACAGCTGGCGTACGAGTGTGATGCAACAGGGAGGCGGCGTGGATCCACGCGGCGGTGCATATTCCGATAAACGTGTCGTGGCTGAGAAACTCGCCCGTGTAGGAATTGGTCCTGCGGCACCCATTAATGCTTTCGTTGACTCTCTGCGCAAAGCGAGACCATCGTCCTCAGTCCCGTACGTTGATCCCGACTGTGGCGGAGTTGAAGCTCGAGTGCTGATGTTGTTCCAGGATCCTGGACCAATGGCGGCCCAACCCAAGGGCAGCGGCATGTTGTCGATAAGTAACGATGACCCGTCCGCAAAGACCTTGTGTCAGGTGCTCGCGGAGGCGGCTATTCCTTGGAGTGAGGTGGTTCCGTGGAACGCTATTCCTTGGTACACCGGTGGAGCCAATTCCGCGGCTGACAAGTTGCAGGGACTGCTCACCCTTGGCCCTTTGACCGCCTTGCTGCCTCGTCTGTGTGTTGTGGTCACATTTGGTGGCACGGCAGCGCAGTCATGGCATCGTGCTGTCGCACAAGTTCCGGAGCTGTCGTGCTACACGCATATTTCCACACTGCATCCAGGAGTCGGGGGATTGACCAACGGATATCGGCAGAAAGCCCCGGTCGGTCGCACACAGCTGCTTCGCGACCTTGTCGAAGCACGCTCGCTGCTGACATGAAGCTGTTATCTAACCCGGGCGTCGAGCAGAAAGCGCCGTGTGAGTTAGGCTCAGGTTCGGATCGGGCGTAGGCGCTTCAGCTCACGCCAAAGACGTTAGCGGGAGAGCGCATAGGGTTCGTGTACGAGGGCAATCTTCAAACCGTACGCCCTCTGACAGTTAGGAGGCAGGATGCATGAGCGCAAGGTCCACCTCGACGGGCGTGAGCTCACGATTCGTGAGGGCCGACTCGAGTTAGGCGACGTCTCTTTCGATCCGACCAATCCTAGGATCCAGTTCCAGCTGGACACCTCCTTGTCCGACAAGGAGCCAACCCAAGAGCAGCTTGGGTTTGCTCTAGTCGTCGGCAACGACAGCTACGCCAAGCTCCGCGAGAACATCGAAAGCAACGGCGGCATCGTCAACCCGATCTGGATCGCGCCCGTCGATGACGGATTCGTCGTTGTCGAGGGGAACACACGCCTTCAGGTCTACCTCGACTTGCACGAAAAGTACCCGAACGACGACAAATGGAAGTCGATTCCGGCCTTCCTGCTGCCGGAGCAGTTCACCAGAGATCAGATTAACTTCATTCGTCTAGAGGCCCATCTGTTTGGGACTACCCCCTGGGACGCTTACGAGAAGGCACGCTATCTCTACCGCCTGAACGAGGAGGAGGACTACTCGGTCGAACGGCTGGCCCGAATGACCAAGCTGACTCCCTCGGACATTCGCAGTAGCATCCAGGCTTTTCGCGACATGGATGAATACTACTTGTCCCGATTCGGCGATCCGGGTGAGCATCAGAAGTTCAGCTACTTCGTGGAATTCCGGAAGAACGCAGACCTCAAGCGGCTGGTCAAAGAGGGTCAGCTCAATATTGTCGACTTCTGCACGTGGGTCGGTGAGGGCAAGTTCAGCCGAGGTGAGGATGTTCGCCGCCTCGGCACAGTGCTGAAGGACCCCCAAGCCCGTCAGGCTTTGATCGACTACGACTTCGAGACTGCGTTGGAGCAGCTGGGACAGGTCAACCCGGCCGCAACCAGCCCGCTGTTCGACAAGATCCAGGACGTCTCGATCGGGATTCGAAAGATGCCATTCTCCGAGATCGAGGGCATCCGGCGCGGACAAGAACCTGCCAAGGTTGCCTTGCTGGAGGAGCTGGCCGCCACTGTCAACTCGTTCATGGCCAGCCTCAAGGATCGCAGTGCCAACTAGGCAGCATCAGCGAATTCTCGCCATCGTGCTCAAGGCCATGAGCCAGCGGGGCTTCTCGCTGGTTGCAGTCGACGGTAAGACCGAAGGCTGGGATCAGCTCGGGCTGGGCCGCCCAGGCGATTTCGGACGCCATCGACCCGATGCGGTCGGTATCCAAGCTGACGGCACTATCGGCATCGCTGAGGCCAAGACGGCCGATGATGTTGCGTCCCCCCGGACTCGCGAGCAGCTCGAGGATTTCCTGGCTCCTTCTGACGTCGACTATGCCGCTGTCTTCTTCGGCTACCCTCGCAGCGCTGATGGTGTCGTCAAGAGTTTGCTCATGTCCATCGGAGCAATCAACTGTCCACAGCTCGAGCTAATCCCCGTCCCAGACGAGTTGCTCGATGCGAAGTAGGACCCCGCAGGACTTCACGCCGCGCACCAAGCCGCTTCCGCATCAGCGCGAGGCGATCGAGTACGTGATCAAGACCCCTGAGGCGGCGCTTTTCGACGAGCAGGGTCTTGGCAAGACCAAGATCATCATCGACGCCTTCTCTGAGTTGATGCGTCGGGGCGACATCGACGCTGCACTCGTTGTGGCGCCGATGGGGCTGGTCTACAACTGGGAAGCCGAGATCAGCAAGCACTCTCACCTCGTACCGGTCGTGCTTCGAGGCAACGGTCGTCAACGCAAGTACCGTTTTCTGTCGGGGGCCAATTTCTATCTGGTCAACTATGAGGGAGTCGTCGCCCAGCGGGATGTCTTTCGCAAGATGATCCAGACGCGCCGCTTCGCCATCGCGCTGGACGAGGCTACTCGCATCAAGGATCCGCATACCGAAACTGCCAAGGCGCTCTTCGCGATCGGCGAGCATGCCTCGCACAAAGTAATCATGACCGGGACGCCCATCGCCAATCGGCCGGTCGACCTGTGGTCTCAGTACTTCTTCCTGGACGGCGGACGACTGCTCGGAACTGATCACAGATCTTTCGCCAGTACCTACGACCCCGACTGCGAAGGCGTCGAGGATCGGCTTGAGGATCTGTCGGCCCTCATTCGGGCCAACTCGATTCGTCGCCTCAAGAACGACGTACTCGAGTTGCCGGATAAGGTCTTCATAGTCCACGAGATCCCCCTGGCCGGACCACAAGAGCAGATGTACCGCGACTGTGCCGATGAGCTGATCGTTCAGTTGCGCTCCATGTCAGGGCAGGCATACATCCGCGAGATCGACAACGTTCTCGAGCGCCTGCTTCGCCTGGTGCAGATCGCCAGCAATCCTGGGCTCTTGGACCCCATGTTCGCTGCACCAGTGGCCAAACTCAACTATCTGGATGAACTGGTCGACCGCCTGCTTGACCAGCATGAGAAGTTAATAGTCTGGTCGGGTTTCGTCGACAACATTGAGACCGTCGTACAGCGACTGAAGCGCTACCGGCCGCTAAGGATCCACGGTGGTGTGGGAATCGAAGAACGTGCCGAGATCGTCGATGCGTTCCAGGAGCGAGATACTAACCGTGTACTGGTCGCCAATCCGGCCGCCGCGAGGGAAGGGCTGACTCTCACGAAGGCTAGCGCGGTGGTCTACCTTGACCGCAGCTTCAACCTTGTAGACTACCTGCAGTCGCAGGACAGGATTCACCGGATCGGCCAGACCCGAGAGTGCGAGATTCACAAGTTGATCGCCTCTGGAACGGTCGATGAGTACGTCGATGCCGTCATTGAGTTGAAGAGCAGCGTGGCCGGGTTCGTCTACAGCCCGAGCGACGCAGGCAAGGCGCAGATGACACAGCTGCGTGATGAGAAGGACGAGATCCTTCGGTTCCTAGAGGAGGGCGAGGCGTGACTGACAACACACTGAGTGTACAAGGGCGACAGATCCCGTATGAGCTCAAGATTCTAAGCATATACGACCTGCGCTACTACGCAGAGAACCCTAGGATCAACTACATTATCTCGACCCATGACGGCGAGGTAACGCAGGAGATCATCGAACAGAAGCTGCTGGCTCTCGATACGACCAAAGACCTCGTTAGGGACATCGAGGAGAATCAGGGGCTGATCGAAGAGGTGCTGGTAATCGGCGACGAGGTCGTCGAAGGCAACACGCGTTTGGCGGTCTACAGGCGGCTGGCCAAGAAGCACCCCAACGACCCACGCTGGAAGACGATCCCGGCGAAGGTGCTGTCTTCCGAGATTCGGCCGCAAGAGCTCTTCTTCATCCTCGGCACGCTCCACATCAAGGGCAAGAACGAATGGAGTGCCTACGAGAAGGCGGCCTACATCTACCGGATGGTTCGCGAGCTGGACTACTCACCGCAGGATGTTGCTAAGCAGCTTGGACATCAAGCTGGCACGGTCGAAGCCATGCTCAAGTCCTATGAGACGATGCGAGACATCTACCTCCCTCAGGCAACCAAGGATTCCGACGATTTCGAGACCCAGGATGCGCTTCGCAAGTACAGCTACTTTGAGGCCTTCTATCGTCAGAAGGATCTGGCACTTCGGGCACGAGAGACGCCGCTATTCGTCGAGGAGTTCTGCGAGTGGGTCATCGCCGACGTATTCCCCAAGGCCGACAGCGTCCGAACCGAGTTGCCGAAGATCCTGAACAACAAGCGTGCCTCCAGGACCTTCTACGCCCTCGTCGATACCGAGCCGGAAGCTGCGTTTGAAGAGGCCGAACTGGTTCTGCATGAAAGCAAGCCTGAGCAGATGGATCCCTTCTACATGGGTGTGAAGGAGTTCCGCGACTTGCTCCAGAACGCGTCAGTCGAGGAGATCAAGGCCGACCTCGAGGCGGACGGCCCACGCGCAAAGGCGTGCCGTGACCAACTGAAGCGATGCCACAAAGAGCTCGTCCGCTTCTGCCACCTGCTTGGCCTGGAATAGCGACGGAGTCCATTAAGTGCAGTCTGTCCTGCTGGTCGAACCTGACTACAAGAATAAGTTCCCGCCGCTCGGACTCATGAAGCTCGCCACGTACTTCCGTGAGCAAGGCGTTCTCGTTGAGTTCGTCAAGGGCAAGTCGCTGACGCACCGTCAGCGGCGATGGGACGCCGTCTTCGTGACCACCCTCTTTACATGGGAGTGGAAGCGGACGGTTGAGACGATTCGCTACTACGAGAAGTCGACCGGAAGCCCGACCGTCTACGTTGGGGGCATTGTCGCGACCCTGATGCCCGACGAGCTTCGCAAGGAAGCTGGTGCGACCGTAGTGACCGGACTGCTGGACCAGCAGGGCAAGCTCGGCTTGCCTGGGGACGACCGTATCGACTCGATGGTCCCTGACTACTCGATTCTCGACGACATCGAGTACAAGTACCCAGTGGAGGACGCCTACTTCATCCATGCCACGCGTGGATGCGTCAACCGATGCGCCTTCTGCGCCGTTCCTAAAGTGGAGCCAACGTACAAGAGCTATCAGCCGATAATCGACCAGATCACAGCGATCAAGGAAGCCCACGGCGAGAAGCGCGACCTGGTTCTCATGGACAACAACACGGTCGCCTCGCCCAAGTTCGACAAGATCATCGACGAGATCATAGAAGCTGGGTTCGGCGCTGGTGCGCGATTTGGAGCCCGCAAGCGGCACGTGGACTTCAACCAGGGGCTAGATGCGCGGCTGCTGACCGAAGCGAAGATCAAGCGTCTTGCGGAGACCTCCATCTGGCCGCTTCGGATTGCGTTCGACAGCCTCGACGTTCGTGATGACTACGAGCGAGCGGTGCGTTGGGCGGCGAGAAGCGGGCTTACCCGGTTGTCGAACTATGTCCTGTTCAACCACGAGGACACCCCTCAGGACTTCTACGACCGGCTTCGGCTGAACGTTGAACTCAATGAAGAGCTCGGCACCAAGATCTACTCGTTCCCAATGCGCTACAGCCCGGTGATGCGAACCGACCGCCGTTACATAGGCGAGCACTGGACTTGGCGCTACGTGCGTGGGGTGCAGTGCATCCTCAACGCCACGAGAGGGGTGGTTGGTGTCAAGAGGGAGTTCTTTCTTCGGGCCTTTGGCGCCAACTCTGATGAGTTCGTCGAACTGATCAGCATGCCTGAGGACTACATCATGAATCGCGAGGCGCATGAAGATTCAGACGCGAGAGAGTGGAGAGAGTGTTACCGTAAGCTGTCACAGTCCCAGCTGGCAGACTTCAAGTTGCGAGCACTGAACGGAAAGCTTACTGTGCTTGGCTCGGGTGACCAAGACGTGGAGCGCTTGCTTGCGCACTACTAGCTCAGCCACTCTCGAGATGGTGGCGCTCCACGCCAACCCGCGCGTCCAGCAGACTCGAGCACGGGAGCGTCCGCCGCGCCTCGTAGATGACGCGCAAAAACGTTAGTCGTAGCAAGAATCCGGTTTGGTTCTGGTAAGGCCGGGGGCGTATCATCGAACCATGAACACGCCAGCGATCGACATCAACAAGCTCGCGCCTGAGGAGCGTCTCGCCTTGATCGGAGACCTGTGGGACAGCCTCCGCACCAAGCCCGAGGTGTTGCATATCTCTCCAGCGCAGCAGAAGGTGCTTGACCGGAGGCTCGACGAGCTCGACAGCGGCGACGCCGCAGTCATCTCCTGGGACGACGCCAAGCGGCGGCTTCGCGACTAATCGGCGTGCGCAGCGCCTGGTTCCTTATATCGGCAGTCTCGGACGTGGCGGAGGCGCGCGACTGGCATGAACTCCAGCGGCCGGGACTCGGCGACGAGTTCATTGATGCCGTGGATTCGGCGGTGGACTCCGTTCTCGGTTTCGCTGCAGCACATCCCGTTGTCTACCGCAGATCTCGCCGCTTCTTGCTGCCGCGCTTCCCATACTGTCTGTACTACCGCGTCGATGACGCCGGGATCATCGTGGTCGCCTGCCTACATGCGGTTCGCGATCCGGAGCATCATCGGCGTCGGTCGCGTGCTAACACGCGCTTCGTGACGCGCGAGAGGTTGGCGTATCCTGTAAGCGCAAGCCGCGCAAGTTAGGCGCCAAACACGTTGGTCGCACAGGTAGACCCGCAGTTCAGCAACTCTTCATATCAGGACCGAGCAATGCTGATGTGTCGGCGGCTCGTGTTGCAACGCCTGTACAACGCGGCGTGGTTCATTACTGGCGACGGCCAAGGCACCGTTCAGGGTATTCGGGAGCCAGTGCGGGATCTGTCCTGGGTGAAGTTCGAGGCATCAATACGCGGGCGCGTAGCAGAGATCCTCGCCTGACGACAAGATCGACGTTATCGTGGGGGCACGCTCCATTCGCCCGTACCTGGAGCAACGTCCCGATATTTGTATCCGGGAACGACTCTGACCAGCAGGGATAGCCTTGGAGGCCTGATCGGGAAGATCAAGAACGCGTCAAGAGAC
This region of Clostridiales bacterium genomic DNA includes:
- a CDS encoding cobalamin-dependent protein (Presence of a B(12) (cobalamin)-binding domain implies dependence on cobalamin itself, in one of its several forms, or in some unusual lineages, dependence on a cobalamin-like analog.), whose protein sequence is MQSVLLVEPDYKNKFPPLGLMKLATYFREQGVLVEFVKGKSLTHRQRRWDAVFVTTLFTWEWKRTVETIRYYEKSTGSPTVYVGGIVATLMPDELRKEAGATVVTGLLDQQGKLGLPGDDRIDSMVPDYSILDDIEYKYPVEDAYFIHATRGCVNRCAFCAVPKVEPTYKSYQPIIDQITAIKEAHGEKRDLVLMDNNTVASPKFDKIIDEIIEAGFGAGARFGARKRHVDFNQGLDARLLTEAKIKRLAETSIWPLRIAFDSLDVRDDYERAVRWAARSGLTRLSNYVLFNHEDTPQDFYDRLRLNVELNEELGTKIYSFPMRYSPVMRTDRRYIGEHWTWRYVRGVQCILNATRGVVGVKREFFLRAFGANSDEFVELISMPEDYIMNREAHEDSDAREWRECYRKLSQSQLADFKLRALNGKLTVLGSGDQDVERLLAHY
- a CDS encoding DUF4065 domain-containing protein produces the protein MRETESRIEKRTETYPVKGEEITVEAQVAVCEVCGTDMLDVALDDQTLTDAYAIYRSRHGLLQPQEIRAIRSMYGLGQKAFSRLLGWGEVTLARYETGSIQSAAHDQMLRLAQQPANMRQLLERSGERVTQEQRRTVEECLISLSDEHEALLVQEDSAAYAAGKDVKKLGEMMVYFAGQAQTWRTKLNKLLFYADFLHHRRHGRAISGSRYVHMQFGPVPADFYTLQASLVDQAALSEECLDAGDCTGTVFRALRPADTGVFDAQELQTLKDVASKFAHWTASDITAFSHREPAWSETSDRETIPYEYASRLQLD
- a CDS encoding addiction module protein, translated to MNTPAIDINKLAPEERLALIGDLWDSLRTKPEVLHISPAQQKVLDRRLDELDSGDAAVISWDDAKRRLRD
- a CDS encoding type II toxin-antitoxin system RelE/ParE family toxin, with product MAEARDWHELQRPGLGDEFIDAVDSAVDSVLGFAAAHPVVYRRSRRFLLPRFPYCLYYRVDDAGIIVVACLHAVRDPEHHRRRSRANTRFVTRERLAYPVSASRAS
- a CDS encoding DEAD/DEAH box helicase, with protein sequence MRSRTPQDFTPRTKPLPHQREAIEYVIKTPEAALFDEQGLGKTKIIIDAFSELMRRGDIDAALVVAPMGLVYNWEAEISKHSHLVPVVLRGNGRQRKYRFLSGANFYLVNYEGVVAQRDVFRKMIQTRRFAIALDEATRIKDPHTETAKALFAIGEHASHKVIMTGTPIANRPVDLWSQYFFLDGGRLLGTDHRSFASTYDPDCEGVEDRLEDLSALIRANSIRRLKNDVLELPDKVFIVHEIPLAGPQEQMYRDCADELIVQLRSMSGQAYIREIDNVLERLLRLVQIASNPGLLDPMFAAPVAKLNYLDELVDRLLDQHEKLIVWSGFVDNIETVVQRLKRYRPLRIHGGVGIEERAEIVDAFQERDTNRVLVANPAAAREGLTLTKASAVVYLDRSFNLVDYLQSQDRIHRIGQTRECEIHKLIASGTVDEYVDAVIELKSSVAGFVYSPSDAGKAQMTQLRDEKDEILRFLEEGEA